From a single Pseudophryne corroboree isolate aPseCor3 chromosome 6, aPseCor3.hap2, whole genome shotgun sequence genomic region:
- the LOC134935941 gene encoding zona pellucida sperm-binding protein 3-like: MGMCVRWCWLLLLVVALVYGSGLASAGERVLVRRQSGDWWRHHQHSVRGSPRVSHVGAAQPVPGLGSPRWIAQPASGLGSSRQIAQPVSGLGSSRWGAQPVSGWGSPVRNNGGAAQSRQLAPPQNSPISVQCGEDVMVVTVMRDLYGNGKLVKASDLSLGPQSCSPSPQSSDTSVVFNIGLQECGNAVQMTADWLIYTTSLTYSPTSSSGVPITRSNPAVVPIQCFYPRHGNVSSNAIKPTWVPFSTTVSSEERLSFSLQLMMDDWSAPRPSSDFQLGDMFYIEASVDTQNHVPMMLFVDSCVATLSPDVQSTPNYAIIANNGCLVDGQQEDSSSAFVSPRPEPDKLRFMVDAFRFTGVDVSLIYITCTLRAAAATQVPDPMNKACSYMKASSSWVALDGPNAICQCCDAGTCAGQSRRLGPIRGIPRGIGKREIAAGPSTEEHGSVTLGPLLVVGADGVQASRMTAESGHLEQWVLVATVSLSLAVLLGFFALTVKRIIKRHAGVQAAEK; this comes from the exons ATGGGGATGTGTGTGAGGTGGTgttggctgctgctgctggtagtGGCTCTGGTTTATGGCTCAGGATTGGCCAGTGCTGGGGAGCGTGTCTTGGTTAGACGCCAGTCAGGTGATTGGTGGAGGCATCACCAGCACTCTGTCAGGGGCTCTCCTAGAGTGTCTCATGTGGGTGCTGCTCAGCCAGTGCCTGGCCTGGGGTCTCCCAGATGGATTGCTCAGCCAGCGTCTGGCTTGGGGTCTTCCAGACAGATTGCTCAGCCGGTGTCTGGCCTGGGGTCTTCCAGATGGGGTGCTCAGCCTGTGTCAGGATGGGGGTCCCCTGTTAGGAATAATGGGGGAGCTGCTCAGTCTAGACAGCTGGCACCACCCCAGAACTCTCCTATCAGTGTACAGTGTGGTGAGGACGTGATGGTGGTAACTGTGATGAGAGACCTGTATGGCAATGGGAAGCTGGTGAAGGCCTCAGACCTGAGTTTAGGACCCCAGTCCTGCAGTCCCAGCCCCCAGAGCAGTGATACCAGTGTGGTCTTCAACATCGGCCTCCAGGAGTGTGGGAACGCAGTACAG ATGACGGCAGACTGGCTGATCTACACCACCTCCCTGACCTACAGTCCAACATCTTCTAGTGGTGTCCCCATCACCAGGTCCAACCCTGCTGTGGTTCCCATCCAGTGTTTCTACCCCCG acatggtaatgtgagcagCAATGCCATCAAGCCAACATGGGTTCCGTTCAGTACCACAGTGTCCTCAGAAGAGAGGCTGTCATTCTCCttgcagctgatgatgg ATGACTGGAGTGCTCCCAGACCTTCATCTGACTTCCAGCTGGGGGACATGTTCTACATAGAGGCCTCTGTGGACACACAGAACCACGTCCCTATGATGCTATTTGTCGATAGCTGTGTGGCCACTCTGTCTCCTGATGTCCAGTCCACCCCTAATTATGCGATCATTGCCAACAATGG GTGCCTGGTGGATGGTCAGCAGGAAGATTCCTCTTCTGCCTTTGTATCGCCAAGGCCTGAGCCAGACAAGCTCCGGTTCATGGTTGATGCTTTCCGGTTCACTGGGGTGGATGTCTCTCTG ATCTATATCACTTGTACTCTCAGAGCTGCTGCAGCCACCCAGGTTCCTGATCCAATGAACAAGGCCTGTTCTTACATGAAGGCATCTAGCAG CTGGGTGGCTTTGGATGGCCCCAATGCAATCTGCCAGTGCTGTGATGCTGGGACCTGTGCTGGTCAGAGCAGGAGACTGGGACCCATCCGTGGGATTCCAAGAGGAATTGGCAAAAGAGAAATTGCAGCAG GCCCATCTACAGAAGAACATGGATCGGTGACTTTGGGTCCTCTGCTGGTGGTTGGGGCAGACGGTGTCCAGGCTTCCAGAATGACTGCAGAGTCGGGGCACTTGGAACAGTGGGTGCTGGTGGCTACAGTGTCCCTCAGTCTGGCTGTGTTACTTGGGTTTTTTGCTCTGACTGTGAAACGCATCATTAAGAGACATGCTGGTGTACAGGCCGCAGAGAAATAA